In a single window of the Gossypium hirsutum isolate 1008001.06 chromosome A13, Gossypium_hirsutum_v2.1, whole genome shotgun sequence genome:
- the LOC107893897 gene encoding uncharacterized protein: protein MSNSRIIFRSVLRSSRRPSLGFAASSLSSARFSPLPLPTALNPPPPFELKSISSFTSSFTRRLFHNTASVHNKNENHQQEEEELRFYGTAEDDGEFTDEWEEEDETVEPKVGDGGDGGGIVLQGLPWGESALSIAHDALKLFSDDIKLYAFKTTPRGYIYVRLDKLSDEYGCPSMEELQSYSQEYKKRLDEAGERREIPDDLALQVSSPGAERILKVPDDLDRFKDMAMRVCYIEDAGSNYTEKSGVFLLDSVEEENCVWKLAEVKENRDPNSKGRPFSRKQKDWRLKLPFDKHKMIMLYLEY from the exons ATGAGCAATAGTAGAATTATATTTCGGTCTGTGTTACGAAGCTCTCGAAGGCCTTCCTTGGGCTTCGCcgcttcatccttgtcttctgcAAGGTTCTCTCCTTTACCTCTTCCCACTGCCCTTAACCCTCCTCCTCCTTTTGAACTAAAATCCATTTCCTCTTTCACTTCTTCCTTCACTCGCCGTCTATTCCACAACACAGCCTCCGTTCACAACAAAAACGAGAACCACCAACAGGAAGAAGAAGAACTGCGTTTCT ATGGAACTGCTGAAGATGATGGAGAATTCACGGATGAGTGGGAAGAAGAGGATGAAACCGTCGAGCCCAAG GTTGGTGATGGAGGGGATGGTGGTGGAATTGTATTGCAAGGTCTTCCTTGGGGTGAATCTGCTCTCTCTATAGCCCATGATGCACTAAAACTGTTTAGCGATGACATTAAACTTTATGCTTTCAAGACTACACCTCGTGGATACATTTATGTCAGACTTGACAAATTGTCAGATGA ATATGGTTGTCCCAGCATGGAGGAACTGCAGAGTTATAGTCAAGAATATAAGAAAAGATTGGATGAAGCTGGAGAACGAAGAGAAATACCAGATGATTTGGCTCTTCAG GTATCATCTCCTGGTGCAGAGAGAATACTAAAGGTACCAGATGATTTAGATCGGTTCAAAGATATGGCTATGAGAGTTTGTTATATTGAAGACGCTGGGTCTAATTATACTGAAAAGAGTGGAGTCTTCTTACTAGATTCGGTCGAGGAAGAGAACTGTGTATGGAAGTTGGCAGAGGTGAAGGAGAACAGGGACCCCAACAGCAAGGGTAGACCATTTAGTCGTAAACAAAAGGATTGGAGATTAAAACTGCCTTTTGACAAGCATAAGATGATAATGCTGTACCTCGAATACTAA